GACATAAGGCCAATACTTTATGTCCTCTCCcagattaatattattaataaatagaaaacaccTACAACCGTTTCTAATTAGCCTGACTTTTTTGAATTCTCTGACAGTATAATTAGAAGAAAAAGTACTATGGAGCAGAgtattttattatattcttCAACGGGttggtgatattttttttttcagactagttttacattttgtttcaataaaagcaTTACAGTATGactttactgtttacacatgGAACAGGTGCATTCTTAGAGAAAGTTATAATTTTGTTACTAACCCCGGGTTACAAGTGACCGTAGCTGTATCACCAAACTCAATTCCGTCATAATCAACATGACCATTAGACACCTCTCCCAAACTGCCACAAGATTTCCCTGGAACAAGAAAAGGGAACAAAATTACACTCAAACTACAATTTGTTGAAGTTTGAATGTACTAAAATCATGTGGGGGAAAATGGTAAAGCAGCACTTttataatgttaaaatataattgtttgaCTTTTGAGAATACTACAATTTCAAATTGTGAGTGAAATTATTCTACTGTTGTATCGTGGAGAATTGCATGGtgtgatttattaaataatactCACTTTCACATTGCAGCTGCACAGTACTCCATGTGCCAGCAGTGCATGTGATAAATGCAGATCCTCTAGCAGGTGTGTAGCCAGgattacaggaaaaataaactttgctcCCATCTGCAAATGTTTGCCGAGTAATGTATTCATCCCTCAAATTCATGTTGGGTCCTGCAGCAGGTTTGGAGCAATCTTGCGCtagaaaacaattttacaaattgAAGGATTAGTTGAAAAGATGGGCGTGAGATTTGAAAGAGCTTAAATTACAGTCAGGTTGCGCATGCTCTGTCCCCGTTTGAACTAACCTTCAGCAATTATGGCAAAGCCAAGACTGATGAGTATAAAAACAGCTGTAACAGCCATGGCAGGATCTGGGACAGTAATCCAGTGACAACAGTTTCTTTCTGGGAAAAGATGCAAGCAAATATAAACAAGAAAGGGGTTTAACTAAAACAATCAGACAGCAAgctctaaatgttttaaatacgAACAATGACAGCCATACAGTGTCAATAATTGTCATGTTAGACTGAAGATTCGGTAGAAACCAGATCCCACTGTGTTACCAACAtatgtttaaatgaaagaaagcaTCCATTGTAATAAATTACCATATTTCTGAAACAGAACTCTATTCCAAGCATATTCTGTTTATATCACCAAATCAACTTAACGTCCAACGACGCAAACGAGGCAAAAATGTCTACAATATTCTGACGTTTCAGAAACACCAACTCGACAAGCAACATCATGCAAAACAAGCACAGCAataaactgagttttaaaagaaaataagtagCTTGTTTATTGTGTAATATCTAATCATGTGGGCGTTAACGCGTCGCGGAAACAACGGCTTAGATTAATCTTAACGTAACTTCAGTTTCACTGTACTGTAAGCCGAAGTTGCCAAAAGGTTaattaattgtgaaaaatatggGAAAAAGTACACCAGACAGTCTGAATCGGCTGtcgataaataaatatttatattcgACGAAAAAACGTACCGGGTTCGGCTAGCTAGCTATCTGAAGGTTAGCTAAACAGACACTATCAAACATAACTGAAGCAAACCGAAAATTACTGAAAAGTACAATTCTTTGGTCTTTTATAGATTAATCTAACAGGTTTAGATAGAGTAGATTCGGACTTACCAACTATAAACACCTCTCAAACAAACACGAAGACTCACTATGCCGGCGGACACTTTCTGCTAGTGCACCACCTCTTTGACAAGGGCGTAaccagaagtttttttttttttttttgggcggAACCAGAAGTGACACACTTTACTGATACGCAATTACGTATGGGTGATATGGAAGTACGTATGGCATAACTTATGTTACGGTCACTAAAGTTGTACAAGTTAATGCAACTCAAAATGATCAAGTTAGTCGAGTCGTGTAAACGTAATATATACAATTTGCACATactaacatttttaagttttaataatttacaaGGTTGCTAAActacaaatatacaaaatggAGAAATTAACAGTATGCGTTAGTGGACCcaaattagaaacaaaataaatttaagtagGATGTAACGTAataattttcagaaattatCTGTCAGACTTgagcattttataaaaataaactgacaatGTCCTACTCCTTCCAACGATCTGTCTGAACAGAGCACAACAAAATATCTAAACATCCTGCAGAGAACACAGAATGAATTTTAGGAAATTATGGGTGTGCCATTATTGTTGTGAGTAACTATACACTGGCTTCCATTTCCAGAACACTCTTTTATAAACTATGGTTACTGTTTGGCCATTTGCAATGCTTTGGGTGGGACAATGACAATCTTGAAACAATATATTAAACATGAAAAGTCCACATTCTTCACAAGTCTGTAACCATTCAGTAACCACAACAtcaataagataagataagattgttctgatcaaaatatttgcacaaaaatgaaCCTGTTACAAATGATGGAAAGCAAAAATACTGAGCAAAGAAGAGCTCAATTTCTGACTCTGGAGACTGAAATGTGTAATGAATTCATTATTATCCAAAGAAAACAGTCCAAGATAATTTGAACTCTGTGACATGATgctttgtcctgctggaaatAGCCATAAGAATATGGCAACTATATTCACTAATGAACTACATGAACTATatgagaaatgtattttatttcaatctaCTCAGGTCAAACCATTTGTACTCAAATGTTTCACAATTCAGGGCCTACAATGGATTCAAGTGTAAaatagtgataaataaaatgaaacattttatcagTCTGACAGAGGATCAGACGGATCCTCAACATCTACAGTAAAATCGAAGTTCACTACAAGTGCTGCTTGGTTTGGGTGATGTTGCAGATCATTTATCTGAATCTGGCttaaaacacaatattaaaCTAAATCTCTTTATTACAGTaggtaaaatgtttcagaataaaactgaatttgggCTCTATCCATCACAACACTCTTTTTGCATTGAGAATAATTCAGAGTTCATTTGTACTCAGCTACATTCCTTTCATGAGTAACTTATTCTTCTGTCATGCTTTTCTACcagctaatattttaaaataactctgTGAAACTAAACACATATGTTTGCAGGAAAAGTTTAAGTTTCAAACTCAAGTATTGTATAACATCTAcataaaataaagtgtaaacaaagatgagtttctctctttatctttcaaaaaaccaaacaaaaaaaatgttcttgttttttagcttttacaaagttatttgtgaaaaacaaatgaaaaaaatgagtaaaataagaataaaataccaatttattaaattttaaaaagatggaGATGATGTATTCATGGTGATACGAAGCATTAGTGTCCCTCCATGAAGCATTTTGTATGTTGCTTAAAGTTAAGacttggtctcatctgaccacaaTTCAGGTTGTTTAACTATACATGTCActataatacatttaaaacaaagtaagtataaaaaaaaccacCACAAAATGTTTGTACTATAATATAACAGTagtattgtaaaaaataaaataaggattCAAAGATTGCAACAGTTTGGAATCCTGGAAGAAACAATTCTGCTTCCATTTATGGCCCTAAAATATGCACaacatttatgttcttttttttttttactttgccaTATTACACATAtttgaaaagtgtaaaaaagcatttaaatccTTTGTAACGACCACAAACCttaatgaaatgtatttaaatttcgTATAGTAGACCCAAAAAGAAGGTACATAACTGAGAAGTTGACAGAAAACagttcaaacaacaaaacaagagtttattcatataaatgttaaaattcaacTCAACATTTGTATAATAATTAATGTAAAAGCAAATTTTGGACATTTGTGCAGTCGCTTATAGAGCATAGACTTATCTTAAGTATTCTTTTGCATGCCATAACATGTCATCCAGTAATTCTACTTTAGGCTTTAGGACACTTAAGCTTGAAATGCAAATTGAGGCAAATACAGTTTCTTTAAAGATTACATCTGTACAATGaatgttaaaatgaatgaaattgacaaaaaacaaaaacaaaatggatttcaCACcatattaaactttttcctccTTCTGCCATGTTTCTTGTGACTTGTTTTCGTACAGCTGATGAATATACACAGACATATGATTAAGACTGTCATAGAACCCCATCGCAGCAGCTCATACCACACTGGTACTCCAGTCCATGTGCTGTAAGAAAGAAGTGACAACTTTTTCAGATGAATTtacttttaatcatttaattccATTATATACTATTTTCATCAGGGAGATAGTAAAAAGATGCACTCTAACCTGCTGAAAAACGCATCCATAGCACTTTGATTGACTTGTAAAGATTGCTTTGATGTATCAGTGgttatttttgtagtttctaAGCAGATTGTTGTTGGTGAAGTTTCAGCCACAGTCGTCCTCATTCTGTCTGCGCAGTCATAAACAGGCTGtcctaataaataaaagcaaagataTTTACAAAACACTGTGGCAATCTGCTGATTTTAACAGCATGATAATAATAGGCCTATATCAAACCTCATAGATGTTCAAAAGCTCATATTTGTAAAATCTCACATTTTACgtaaaacacatttcatgttAAACCAGAGCATTAAACACTGAAGGCACCACAGAATTAATATCTTGTGGTTCAAACCTTTCAGTTTGAACTAACCCCCTGCTGTGTGACCATAAAAGTCTCTCACATAAATGTTGTTGATCTTTGGCACACTTAACACACATGTTCTGCAGTTACTTGAGGTTTGTGGGTTCTTTATTGATCAACACCCCTCCCAAAGGTGTCCTGATTCTGGTTGTAAAGGTTCTCttccctgcatgttttagatcttttatttattcaatgcacccaatttaaatttataaattaagCACAGGAATCTCACAAAGTCGTTTATACTAATGTGATTTCCTTTGAATCAGGTGCTCTGTCACAGAGCACAGATgcaactgaaaaaagtttgataaagcCTCTTGGCCCAGTGTACGGACACGTTGTCTGAGGATCCAACATTGGATTGGGATTGTACTAGAGAGTTGCATaatattataatttgttttttcagctgGTGGGAATAGGTCTAAAGGTTACGGACAAGCGTACAAACAGTTATCACATGGAAGCTGTTTGTGAAGAAAATCATGGTAGACTGGAATGGCTATATgagaattaaaatgattaattcaaTATCTTAATGAAATCCTGCAAAACTGCCCAGAACAGTCAGTTTTGCAGACAGGCTTAACAAGAGGCGTGTTGTCTCAGCTGAACAAAGGAGCATTTAAAAAGCAGTGCCCACTTCAGTTCTGTAAAGTTCCCAAAACTAAGTCCTCTTCCCTATATGTTCACTTAGTAGaattcttaaagctgcagtatgtaaccttTATAaacaatgtatgtttttcacatattcGTTAAatctgtcactatgttgtgacagaatAACCTGAGATGTATAATCAGTGAAAAAACAATCAAGCTGTTTGCCACCTGTCACTTGACATTTTGCTAGATGCACGTTGGAACGAGCCGTTGTTTTATGTTCCCAGTATTTTTGCACAATGAAATTGAGAGAGTGGCACCAACATACAATGTGCTGAAAGCTTCTCTAATCATAACGGAGGATTAGATTACTTagagtaacattttaaaaaaagacccACTAGACAAGAAACAAATCTcaaagaatcaaagtaaaatctgttaaaagtcacttttccagcactgtgttttttaaaatcacaaacatgcTTCTTGGTGTCAATCTTCTTGTTTACTATTCTTTCAGTCTACTGCCAGTTCTGAGTTCTCCCACATAGTTTTGTGGGAGAAGAATGTATGTTTGTGAGAGTAGCAGAATAAATTATGGACTGAACAGAGCCTTGTGAGTGGACACAGCTTGTTATTCTCAGTTAGGTTTGGATTATAGTAAATAAATCATTGTATACTTTATATGCTGTTGCTCATCTGAATTCATTGCATTTCTGCTTCTCAACACATAAAACCATTGAACGGAAATTAAGTCTTCTCCTTTACACCACGACTGTGACTTCAATCTATTATATTTTATGACTTATTTAGTGTCAAGTACAGTCATGATGACCATAATTTCTGTTGTTGACATAAAGATGACCAAAGTCTCTTCTTAAAACTATTGTGACGGTCTGTAGGTGAGGGTAGGCTACCAAAAAGGAAGGATGTTGACATAGACAACTAAGTATCACACCCATAAAATAGGAAGACAAGCAGCAGGCACACACCTTCACCAGAACACTCACACATGGTTCTTCTTCCTGTAACGTCATCACTAAGTCAGGTGcatgttcttttcttttgtttgaccACAAACACCAGCCTTATCAGCATATCTTAGCTACACTGGAAGCCAGTAAGCAATGCTCTCTCTAAAAGGACATgcagtaacaaaaacaaagctaatTATAACTGTTGCAccataaaagttaaaacatttagatgtaatagaaaacaaactaatttaaacagattttcataaaagcatacatttattttgtgaaatatttattgctATGCCctgatttatgtttgtgttaGTGATCATCACATTTAAGGGACATGTTTAACCAGGGCAGTCTTATTTCACCAAATAACATACTGTGGATTATTATTCAATCTGTGTTAATTATTTGCTATATTCTATGAGGGATGTTAATGGTTTTATTGGCCAGTTTTAGTCACATCACTTTGGTTCTTACCAGGAATATTAGCAACATAGatgcagctgctgttgtcaGGCAAGAAGATCTTCACAGAAAGGGCATCACTCTGAGCATTGCTGATGCTGTTACTGGCAGAGCAGTAATACTCGCTGTCCTCTGTTAACATGCCACAGTGTAAGCTTAGATCTGAAGAGCTGAGGAGCAAGAAACCTTTGTGGTGAACATGCTGATACCAGGCATAAAAAACATTGGTTCCCATTGCACCACCACAACGGACGGTTAGTGACTTCCCCATGCATGTTGCACCGTCCGCCAGAGGAGTCAGGGGCCAAAGTCTGGGTTTAGACACTGGAACTGGCACAAAAATGAGAGTAGTCAGTCTGAATCAGTTCATCTGTAAGCCAGTAAACAATGCACTCTATAAAAGGAGAACGCATTAATTTAGTGCTCTAACTTAATTAATTTATGGTTCTTACCTTGGGTAACAGTCACTTTGACTGACATCATTATGTCAGCATGAATTTTTTCGATCCCAATCCAATAAACATCAGAATCCTCAATTTGGAGATTTGTTACCTTCACCATGAGCTTCACATGTCTTGGCAAATCAAATATGCTcaacctgtttttatttttgggttttgCAACACCATCGGTATCCCGCAAAATGTCACAGCTATATCTAGAGGGTCCTCTGCACCAGTACTTGTTGCTGAACAGGAATTTACTTTCGTATCTGCAGACAATTATGAATTCTCCTCCAATATGTGCTCTGATTTCTCTTTCATCGCATTGGAGCTGAAGGCTTGCTGTAAAATTAAAGACATATTAGTGTTTATAGAAGGAAAACACATCACTAGCCAGTTACTGGCCTCCCTGATTAAGAgtcataaaaatcttaaaatgaattacatttttgttggagtatcataatttcacaaaagaaaagtatttagAGAAATCCAACATTTAAGTTGAGAACATGGCCCAGTATAATAGGTAGGAGTTTAACTTAAACCATAAGCAAATCAAAGCTTAAAAGCTTCacctaaaacataaattaacattgTCAGGCCAAAATCACCCTGCAGAGTTACACTAAGAGGAATGATCAAATATTCCTATCTCTGTGTGCTTCAACTTTATAAAATGTGGTGACGCAACTCTGCCCTAACATGTGCTAATACATGTGcttctaaatatatatacagtatatatatatatatatatatatatatatatatattttttttttttgcggggGGCGGGGGgattaaaacaactaaatgaataaattaagtttaataTGCATAATGAAacgaaatgtttttaaaaacatttcagtgtaaaATTTTGGAATTGCAAGgaaatgttaaattgttttaagttttagtaCATAGTGCCTGCTAAAAATGTGAGTAGTGCTGTAGAGGTTATCCATCATaaagagaatatttttgttacaaCAGTGGCGAGTGTAATCATTCCACCAGTCTCAAGTTTAAAACGTAGAACCTTCGCTACAgttttcatgaaaatatttaccttcaattcaacttttatttattcttatttacaGAGGAAAGtacaacagcaaaataaaacactaattaCTGTTTATACATTCATCTAAAActgataaataatatttaaaaaaaaacaatgtttatttttaatattaatgttattatttattaaaatgttcaaatattgtACAACTGGTACTTCGTAACCCCTGGAGAATTTCATTGTATCTGTAAgcaattacaataaaatgaccACAGAATTTACTTTGCATTTATTACCAACTAGTACTTTTTACTATTTGGTAATAGGTACTATTTCACTCGACTTTATACAAAGAAACACATATATAGTTTCTACTTTATCTACTCTGTCATCTTTAaagatgtaaacaaatattgggaaaacaatctttttatatgtttttatctttaaaactaATGACAATTaggaagtaaaatgaaaaacaataaatattagttCATAGGTTACTCACTATGTACAAGCAAAAGTAGGCACAATATCTTCATGCTGATACTAAAAGCTGCCTTCAGTCAGATTGCTCGGAAATGTAAGAGGTGGACTGCATCACTTTGAACTTCCTGTTGTTTGTTAGAGCCACTTTCGCCTCTCCACATATTCTCATATGCTTTAGCTGCATACTCTacatggtgtgttttttttctgcacaccAACATACTGGTTGGGACCTCAAAGATGTGGTTTGAGTACATTACCTGCTCGAGCGCATCTGCTTTTCCTTTACAATAGTCAGTGTTTCATGTTTATAGGGGAACATTCTCAGAGGAGCTTTTCTGCACTGAAATCCACCTTTTTTCCAGCatatatatatcaaatttttcttccacttaactttctgTCATTAAGTTAAGTGGAACTTAACTTAATGATACGTGTATGTAGCATGCATCCAAGTGACATGACTTTaccttaaaaaaatttttttaaataagtaaaataagcaataaaagataaaacagacaCTAACTCgaaattctttaaaataaattcaattccTAAATCCTACACTAGGGGTGCACTGTGGGAAAATCGGATAATTAATTAAGAAAATTTAGGAAAACCAGTGATGGAATTGCAGTCTCAGAAATGGTTGCAGGATGTTGCATTCTGATAGATATCGCAGAACAATTCAAAATATTCTGAACAGAATGTTACAAGGCCATAAATACAGGtccttctcaaaatattagcatattgtgataaagttcattattttccataatgcaatgataaaaattgaacattcaaatattttagattcattGCACACTAACTGCAATATTTCAggtcttttattgtcttaatacGGATTATTTTGGCGTACAGCTCATGAAAACCCAAGTAGTTTTCCTGTCAACAGCTTTTCTCACCTGAGCTGTGTATCAGCTTCCCCAGAATTACAATGCTGAGCTTAACCCCTGATGAGTGCTGTTtgtgagatgtttaaagctCTGGAGATTGCTTGAACACCTGATTTATGCTTTAGACTTCTCCACGGCCTATCCCTAACCTGTCTGCTTCTTGAAACTCCTTGAACTTCATCGTGCTGTTTTGTTTGCAAATGTCCTTCGCAGAACAACTACTTATGAGATTAGAATGCTTGACTTCCCACATAACACCTCTTAAAAGCATTTATAAAcatgtctctttttttcattttgcttcatttgaacTAATTTGTGTAGGTCTTTCACATAAATCTGTATaacactcatcaaaatgtataGTTTTACAGTGACAAAGGGTAAAAAAGTTTAAGGGTGTGAATAACTTTAGcaagaaacagtttttcaaGTTATTGATGTTAGACCTGGTTATGCAGGTTAATGAATCAGAGGGTGTGCTTAGTTTTTGTTACCATAAAACATAGTAAaacactttcttcttctttgtttttctctgggCATGCTAACATAATTCTGAtctaagaaataaataatcttttaaaataatcGATAGGGAAAAAGTGATGTTTACTTTGACTATAAATCACACTGATTGTTTGTTGATTACTGTGCTGCAGTACAGTATTATATTTCGGTTTAAGTTTAGCACAAAGCCACTAGATGTCACCACGCTGCTAACCCAATGTATGACAACTGTTGATCAcagcaaaaatttgtttttatttcaaatagcttaattttatttggaaagttACCTCCTACATTAAGTGTAATTCAGCTTCACAAGTGAGTAGTAATTAAATTTGTTGAAGGACATTTGacagctttttttcccttttgtgacaaaaagttcTTCTGGTTACTAATAAATACCTTTTTGTGCAAAATGACAAACTGagtattcatattttaataagtGAAATCTAAAATGATCTAGAACAGGTAGATGAAGCCTTTTCAGAAAGTTAGACTCAGATGCCCTTCCTTTgaccattcttttttttctgccaacaTCCCTTTTCCACTCCTCGCCTGTATCCTGAATGTCGTCCAACAGGCTGTACAGCTTACACTGCACTCTGACTTTTAGAGGCTGAGCTGTTTGGACGTGTTTAAAAGCACACATGCATGGCTCGGTTTGTTTTCTTGATGTTTCACTCCCAGTTCCATGGTAGCACTTGAACGCAGAGTGACTTTAGGACCCAGTGAGAGACATCCAGGGGGCGCGTCAGTCTGTTTAATCTGACCACAGAACCTGTAAGCTGACTTTTGCTTCCTCTGTGACACTTCATATGTTCCGTCACAGCAGTTCCTTGATGTAAGAGTCGCGATAGAGAAGTGCACTGCAGTGCCACCATTAACACAAGACAACACCATGATCCGTGGACACGGACCTTTGTGATCTGACATGCCTGTGAAGGAAACCCTATGCCAGGCAGCGAACAGCCAATCATGGAGCAGCAGGCCTGGATTCTGAGGAGCATCCTGACCCAGCTGGAGAGTCAGGAGGCTGCGGATGAGGGGGCACCAAATTGTATTTCTGGGGAGTTTGCGGTGAGTCAGCTGTAACAGTTCAGGCATTAAAGTTCTGCTTTTAAACAGGAATCCACGATGAATTCCTCTGTTTCACCTACAA
The genomic region above belongs to Xiphophorus maculatus strain JP 163 A chromosome 1, X_maculatus-5.0-male, whole genome shotgun sequence and contains:
- the LOC111609685 gene encoding uncharacterized protein LOC111609685, which codes for MKILCLLLLVHTSLQLQCDEREIRAHIGGEFIIVCRYESKFLFSNKYWCRGPSRYSCDILRDTDGVAKPKNKNRLSIFDLPRHVKLMVKVTNLQIEDSDVYWIGIEKIHADIMMSVKVTVTQVPVSKPRLWPLTPLADGATCMGKSLTVRCGGAMGTNVFYAWYQHVHHKGFLLLSSSDLSLHCGMLTEDSEYYCSASNSISNAQSDALSVKIFLPDNSSCIYVANIPGQPVYDCADRMRTTVAETSPTTICLETTKITTDTSKQSLQVNQSAMDAFFSSTWTGVPVWYELLRWGSMTVLIICLCIFISCTKTSHKKHGRRRKKFNMV